One genomic window of Fusarium verticillioides 7600 chromosome 2, whole genome shotgun sequence includes the following:
- a CDS encoding branched-chain amino acid aminotransferase has product MMRPLLVRSALRSARMSSLRPLCHAQRFSIKAEAASTIKPLGLDASKLSIEKTGKPKGLSKPEDLVFGREFTDHMLAIEWNQDEGWLEPKITPYQNLSLDPATCVFHYAFECFEGMKAYKDKDGKVRLFRPDKNMARLNKSAARIALPTFEPQALTELISKLAQLDSRFIPDKRGYSLYLRPTMIGTQKTLGVGPPGSALLYVIASPVGPYYPTGFKAVSLEATDYAVRAWPGGVGDKKLGANYAPCIVPQLQAASRGFQQNLWLFGEEEYVTEVGTMNMFVALKNKETGQKELVTAPLDGTILEGVTRDSVLALARERLEPEGWKISERKYTMRELAEAAEEGRLLEAFGAGTAAIVSPVRSISWKGKLVDCGLSELEESGEIALKMKEWIEAIQYGDEEHEWSYTI; this is encoded by the exons ATGATGAGACCGTTGCTTGTCCGCTCCGCTTTACGGAGCGCTCGCATGTCGAGCTTGAGACCGCTATGCCATGCGCAACGGttcagcatcaaggctgaggctgccTCGACCATCAAGCCTCTGGGCCTGGATGCTTCAAAACTCAGCATTGAGAAGACGGGGAAGCCCAAGGGCCTCAGCAAGCCCGAGGATCTCGTCTTTGGACGGGAATTCACAG ACCACATGCTTGCGATCGAATGGAATCAAGACGAAGGATGGTTGGAGCCCAAGATCACACCCTACCAGAACCTCTCACTCGACCCTGCAACATGTGTCTTCCACTATGCTTTTGAGTGTTTTGAGGGTATGAAGGCgtacaaggacaaggacgGCAAAGTGCGACTCTTCCGACCTGACAAGAACATGGCGCGACTCAACAAGTCTGCTGCCCGTATTGCGCTCCCCACCTTTGAGCCCCAGGCCCTCACCgagctcatctccaagctcgcTCAGCTCGACTCCCGCTTCATCCCTGATAAGCGGGGATACTCCCTCTACCTCCGTCCCACCATGATCGGAACCCAAAAGACACTCGGTGTCGGACCTCCCGGATCTGCTCTTCTCTACGTCATCGCCTCACCCGTTGGCCCTTACTATCCTACCGGTTTTAAGGCCGTCTCGCTCGAGGCCACTGACTATGCTGTTCGTGCCTGGCCTGGCGGTGTTGGTGACAAGAAGCTGGGCGCCAACTATGCGCCCTGCATTGTTCCCCAGCTCCAGGCCGCCAGCCGTGGCTTCCAGCAGAACCTCTGGCTGTTtggagaggaggagtacGTTACTGAGGTCGGCACTATGAACATGTTCgttgctctcaagaacaaggagaccGGCCAGAAGGAGCTTGTGACTGCACCCCTTGACGGAACTATCCTTGAAGGTGTTACTCGTGACTCTGTGCTCGCGCTCGCTCGGGAGCGTCTTGAACCTGAGGGCTGGAAGATCAGTGAGCGCAAGTACACAATGAGggagcttgctgaggctgctgaagagggCCGTCTTCTCGAGgcctttggtgctggaacTGCAGCTATCGTCAGCCCTGTCCGATCCATCTCATGGAAGGGCAAGCTCGTTGACTGCGGTCTTTCTGAGCTCGAAGAGTCTGGCGAGATCGccctcaagatgaaggaatGGATCGAGGCCATTCAATATGGTGATGAGGAGCATGAATGGAGCTACACTATTTAG
- a CDS encoding DNA replication ATP-dependent helicase Dna2, with amino-acid sequence MRRAVLQDRVKATSPPTPPLIYGTMLHEIFQEALLANKWDLPFLCAVIDRITEKHVEDLYTIKVGIPSAREHLQSKMTELSYWAGAFVSSRPKQDAVVEDRNGKKANMAVTKLLDVEEHVWSPMYGLKGNIDATVEVAMQDGNDIRTLTVPFEVKTGKHANSNHMAQTALYTLLLSDRYDIEIAYGILYYMETSKTMRIPAIRHELRHMIMQRNQLACYVRERSVQLPPMLKSKHMCGKCYAKTSCFIYHRLADDGDGESSGMNEKFDEIVKHLTPHHQQFFIKWENLLTKEEKESQKTKRELWTMTSTEREKKSRCFADVIIEEGSASVDTDNPRINRYHYTFVKRVQVSGFSFLESELSVGEPIVVSDEEGHFALAIGYVTAVKRQRISVAVDRRLHNARIRQPGFDERDNQIFASIMDVAHEGATQDEATGKIKEAPIRYRLDQDEFSNGMATVRNNLVQMMADDIVGSRQIRRLIVDLEAPIFKAAPTQYIVSDRDSLNVDQHRAIEKVMSAQDYALVLGMPGTGKTTTIAHIIRALTSQGKSVLLTSHTHTAVDNILLKLKADKIPILRLGAPAKVHPDVQDFAILAGHPMKSFDEIKNAWHGTPIVATTCLGINHSVFHERSFDYCIVDEASQITLPICAGPIRMARTFVLVGDHNQLPPVVKNEEARDGGLDVSLFKLLSDTHPESVVNLEHQYRMCEDIMTLSNTLIYNGRLRCGTEQLRRWKLEVPRMEALMQRHYDASTINAATPRSFCAAPGPNRCWLYDLLDSEARVRFINTDTIQPPVREEAQGKRIVNSAEVRIVSQLVDSLLTVGVPDSEIGVMTHYRAQLFMLKDKLKVFSGVEMHTTDRFQGRDKEVIVLSLVRSNEACNIGDLLKDWRRINVAFTRAKTKLLVVGSKSTLKGSGSDSMLSRFISLMEDRNWIYEMPANALENHYFEDFGTQITATGPTQRIKSPRKKASGKENRRRSPKTARISDKALLKGKLITRDILNEMTNGAYV; translated from the coding sequence ATGCGCCGTGCTGTGCTGCAAGATCGAGTCAAGGCCACCAgtccaccaacaccaccccTTATCTATGGAACAATGCTACACGAAATCTTCCAAGAGGCCCTTCTTGCTAATAAGTGGGATCTCCCTTTTTTATGCGCCGTCATCGACCGAATAACAGAAAAGCATGTCGAGGACCTGTATACTATCAAAGTTGGCATACCTTCGGCTCGAGAGCATCTACAATCCAAAATGACCGAACTGAGTTACTGGGCTGGCGCTTTCGTATCTTCCCGCCCAAAGCAGGATGCGGTAGTTGAAGACCGAAACGGGAAAAAGGCAAATATGGCCGttaccaagctcttggatgttgaggaacaCGTATGGTCTCCAATGTACGGACTCAAGGGCAATATCGACGCAACCGTTGAAGTTGCAATGCAGGATGGAAATGATATTCGGACTTTGACTGTGCCTTTTGAGGTCAAGACGGGTAAACATGCAAACAGTAATCATATGGCTCAAACGGCACTCTATACTTTGCTCTTATCGGACCGCTACGATATTGAGATTGCGTATGGAATCCTCTACTATATGGAAACATCCAAGACGATGCGTATTCCCGCAATCCGACACGAGCTCCGACACATGATCATGCAAAGAAATCAACTAGCATGCTATGTTCGAGAAAGAAGTGTCCAGTTGCCACCAATGCTCAAGAGCAAGCACATGTGTGGGAAATGCTACGCCAAGACATCGTGTTTTATCTACCATCGACTCGCTGACgacggagatggagagtCGAGTGGCATGAATGAGAAATTTGATGAGATCGTCAAGCACTtgactcctcatcatcaacaattcttcatcaagtgGGAGAATTTACtgaccaaagaagagaaggagagccAAAAAACCAAAAGAGAGTTATGGACAATGACTAGTACTGAACGAGAAAAGAAATCTCGATGTTTTGCagatgtcatcatcgaagagGGTTCAGCTTCAGTCGACACGGACAACCCTAGGATCAATCGATACCACTACACCTTTGTCAAGCGAGTTCAAGTTTCAGGATTCTCATTCCTAGAGTCCGAGTTGTCAGTCGGAGAGCCAATTGTGGTCTCTGACGAGGAGGGCCACTTCGCCTTGGCTATAGGCTACGTTACAGCAGTCAAGAGGCAACGAATCAGTGTTGCAGTTGACAGGCGACTTCATAATGCCCGCATTCGACAAcctggctttgatgagagggATAATCAGATTTTTGCTAGCATTATGGACGTTGCCCACGAGGGGGCGACCCAGGATGAGGCAACAGGCAAAATCAAAGAGGCTCCTATTCGGTATCGACTCGACCAAGATGAATTCAGCAACGGAATGGCGACTGTTCGCAACAACCTCGTCCAGATGATGGCAGATGATATCGTGGGATCGCGGCAAATTCGACGACTGATCGTTGATCTAGAAGCACCAATATTCAAGGCTGCGCCAACTCAGTACATCGTGTCGGATCGAGATAGCCTAAATGTTGATCAACATCGCGCCATCGAAAAAGTCATGAGTGCTCAAGACTACGCACTTGTTCTTGGAATGCCCGGTACTGGAAAAACAACAACTATTGCTCATATCATCCGTGCTTTGACATCTCAGGGGAAGAGTGTGCTTTTGACCTCGCATACACATACTGCTGTGGACAACATTCTGCTAAAACTCAAGGCTGACAAAATACCTATCCTTCGTCTGGGTGCCCCGGCCAAAGTGCACCCCGACGTCCAGGACTTCGCTATTCTTGCAGGCCATCCAATGAAATCAttcgatgagatcaagaatgcaTGGCACGGGACACCAATCGTTGCAACGACATGTCTTGGTATCAACCATTCTGTCTTCCATGAACGTTCCTTTGATTACTGTATCGTGGACGAGGCATCACAAATTACACTGCCCATCTGCGCTGGTCCGATCAGAATGGCTCGCACTTTTGTCCTTGTTGGCGACCATAATCAGCTCCCTCCCGTGGTAAAGAACGAAGAAGCACGCGACGGCGGTCTCGATGTCAGCCTGTTCAAACTCTTGTCCGACACCCATCCCGAATCGGTCGTCAACCTAGAGCATCAGTATCGTATGTGCGAGGATATCATGACTCTGAGCAACACTCTCATCTATAATGGAAGACTTCGGTGCGGTACAGAGCAGCTTCGAAGGTGGAAACTTGAAGTTCCACGAATGGAGGCTCTCATGCAGCGACACTACGATGCATCAACCATCAATGCAGCAACTCCCCGATCGTTCTGCGCTGCCCCTGGTCCGAATCGATGCTGGCTATATGACCTTCTCGATAGCGAGGCGCGCGTACGTTTCATTAACACTGACACAATCCAACCTCCCGTCCGTGAAGAAGCCCAGGGCAAACGAATCGTCAACTCAGCTGAAGTCCGCATCGTTTCTCAGCTCGTTGACAGCCTTTTGACAGTTGGAGTTCCAGACTCTGAAATTGGTGTGATGACACACTACCGAGCACAGCTTTTTATGCTCaaagacaagctcaaggtgtTCTCTGGAGTAGAGATGCACACAACAGATCGTTTCCAGGGACGAGATAAGGAGGTGATTGTCCTCAGTCTCGTGCGAAGCAATGAAGCGTGCAATATTGGAGACCTGTTGAAGGATTGGAGACGAATAAATGTTGCTTTCACACGAGCCAAAACGAAGCTCCTCGTTGTTGGGAGCAAATCGACACTCAAGGGTAGCGGCAGCGACAGTATGCTAAGTCGATTCATATCTTTGATGGAGGACCGGAATTGGATTTACGAGATGCCCGCCAATGCGCTTGAGAACCATTATTTTGAGGACTTTGGTACACAGATCACAGCTACAGGCCCTACGCAAAGGATTAAATCACCACGGAAGAAAGCTTCTGGAAAGGAGAACCGTAGGCGTTCACCGAAAACGGCCAGGATTAGCGACAAGGCGTTATTGAAAGGGAAGCTTATCACGAGGGACATCTTGAACGAAATGACCAACGGCGCATATGTTTGA